One window of Mucilaginibacter inviolabilis genomic DNA carries:
- the rlmB gene encoding 23S rRNA (guanosine(2251)-2'-O)-methyltransferase RlmB: MAFNSRPQRESNQMVFGIRAIMEAITSGKEIEALYIQRGAAGGLSHELKALLTEYNITAQQVPVEKLNRLTPKNHQGAVAFISPITYQKIENIIPEVFEKGEVPLILVLDSITDVRNMGAIARTAECAGVHAIVIPAKGSAQINPDAIKTSAGALYKIPVCRHDNFMQTVRFLQESGLQLVCCTEKTKEDIYSPDYTAPTAIIMGSEEDGIRNEIIRISDHLAKIPMFGEIESLNVSVSTGVILYEAIRQRSAQPSKGEVS; this comes from the coding sequence ATGGCATTTAATTCAAGACCTCAGCGGGAAAGCAACCAAATGGTTTTTGGTATCAGGGCGATCATGGAGGCTATCACTTCGGGCAAAGAAATTGAAGCATTATATATTCAGAGAGGAGCTGCTGGTGGCCTATCGCACGAGCTAAAGGCTTTGCTTACAGAATATAACATTACCGCACAGCAGGTGCCTGTTGAAAAACTAAACCGCCTTACTCCTAAAAATCATCAGGGGGCCGTGGCTTTTATTTCGCCTATAACCTATCAAAAAATCGAAAATATTATCCCGGAAGTATTTGAAAAAGGGGAGGTGCCGCTGATACTTGTTTTAGATTCTATTACCGATGTACGTAATATGGGCGCTATTGCCCGTACTGCCGAGTGTGCAGGTGTACACGCTATTGTTATCCCGGCAAAAGGCTCGGCACAAATTAACCCTGATGCTATTAAAACCTCTGCCGGTGCTTTATATAAAATACCGGTTTGCCGCCACGATAATTTTATGCAAACAGTAAGATTTTTACAGGAATCAGGCTTGCAGCTGGTTTGCTGTACCGAAAAAACAAAAGAAGATATTTACTCGCCCGATTATACCGCCCCAACAGCCATTATTATGGGATCGGAAGAAGACGGTATCCGTAACGAGATTATTCGCATATCAGATCATCTGGCCAAGATCCCGATGTTCGGTGAGATCGAATCCCTTAACGTATCCGTATCAACCGGCGTGATATTGTACGAGGCTATAAGACAGAGATCCGCCCAGCCCTCTAAAGGGGAAGTCTCTTGA
- a CDS encoding mannose-1-phosphate guanylyltransferase: MNKNNYAIIMAGGIGSRFWPISRSSHPKQFIDILGTGKTLIQNTYERFLKICPKENIYVVTNENYTKLVKQQLPDMADSQILTEPVMRNTAPCVAYGCFKIENLNPEAVIVVAPSDQQILDEEAFVTAIEKSLQTAASTDSLITLGIKPSRPDTGYGYIQYTDQAIDHDFHKVKTFTEKPTLEIAKTFIQSGDFLWNAGIFVWSAKAIVKAFGRHLPEMHEIFAEARPVYNTEEEKSYVHKAYQQCINISIDYGIMEKADNVYVLPSAFGWSDLGTWASIYDLAEKDYVGNVVIPSEKVIMYDSSNCMVNVPGEKLVILQGLHDFIVVESNNTLLICPRDQEQNVKQVVADVKAKFGAKYI, from the coding sequence ATGAATAAAAACAATTATGCGATCATCATGGCAGGCGGCATCGGGAGCCGTTTCTGGCCAATAAGCCGTTCATCGCATCCCAAACAATTTATAGATATCCTGGGAACAGGCAAAACGCTGATCCAAAACACTTACGAGCGTTTTCTGAAAATATGCCCCAAAGAAAACATTTATGTAGTAACCAATGAGAATTACACCAAACTGGTAAAACAGCAGCTGCCGGATATGGCCGATAGCCAGATCCTGACAGAGCCGGTAATGCGTAATACAGCGCCTTGTGTGGCTTATGGCTGCTTCAAGATCGAAAACCTGAACCCGGAGGCAGTTATCGTGGTAGCGCCATCAGATCAGCAGATCCTGGATGAGGAAGCCTTTGTGACTGCCATCGAGAAATCACTGCAAACAGCAGCATCAACCGATAGTTTAATTACCCTGGGCATCAAACCATCCAGACCCGATACAGGCTATGGCTATATCCAGTATACCGACCAGGCTATTGACCATGATTTTCATAAGGTAAAAACATTTACCGAGAAACCCACGCTGGAGATAGCCAAAACCTTTATCCAGAGCGGTGATTTTTTATGGAACGCGGGCATCTTTGTATGGTCGGCCAAGGCCATTGTTAAGGCTTTCGGTCGTCATTTACCCGAGATGCATGAGATCTTTGCCGAAGCACGACCGGTGTATAATACCGAAGAAGAAAAGAGCTATGTACATAAAGCCTATCAGCAATGCATCAATATCTCGATCGATTACGGGATCATGGAAAAGGCAGATAACGTGTATGTGCTGCCATCGGCTTTTGGCTGGAGCGACCTGGGTACCTGGGCTTCGATCTATGATCTGGCCGAGAAAGATTATGTAGGCAACGTGGTGATCCCGTCAGAAAAGGTGATCATGTATGATTCCTCGAACTGTATGGTGAATGTACCGGGCGAGAAATTGGTGATACTGCAGGGTTTGCATGATTTTATCGTGGTAGAATCCAACAACACGTTGCTGATCTGTCCGCGAGATCAGGAACAAAATGTAAAACAAGTAGTGGCTGATGTAAAAGCTAAATTCGGGGCCAAGTATATTTAG